Sequence from the Sanguibacter keddieii DSM 10542 genome:
TGCGCTTCTGCAGGGACGCGCTGCGCTCGAGGTACGCGGCGAGCAGCGTCGGGCTCGACTCGAGCAGGGAGTGCAGCGACGAGATCCGTGCACCGAGCGTCGCGTCGGCGCACTGGTCGACGACGAGGTCGAAGACCGACCGCAGGGACGCCCACTCGTCCTCGCCGAGGGGACGCTCCGACAGTCGCTCGAGGAACAGCTCGGTCTGGTGCTCGAAGCTGTCGAGGGCGGCGTCCTCCTTGGACGGGAAGTACCGGAAGAAGGTGCGCTGCGACATGCCGACGGCGGCGGCGATCTGGTCGACCGTGGTCGCGTCGAAGCCCTGCGCGGCGAAGAGCGCCTCGGCCGCCTCGGCGATCTCGGAGCGCACCGCCGCGCGGGAGACGTCCCGCAGTCTGCTCGCAGTGTTCACGACCCCGACGATAGCAGCCGACAGGGTTGACAGTCGCTGACACGGGTGACGTAACCTGTTGACGAACATGCAGTCGCCCGACGGAGTCGCGACCACGCAGACCACCACGCACGGCACCGGGCAGCAGTCATGCCCGCGCGCCGGCCGACCGACCGACCGAACCTCAGGCGACAAGGGCCCCGCACATGACAGCCGACCTCGGCACCCGAGACACCGCACCCCAGCAGGACGACTCCCTCCCGCGCGAGATCAAGCTCGTCATCGGGCTGCTCCTCGTCGCGACCTTCGTGGTCGTCCTCAACGAGACCATCATGGGCGTGGCGCTGCCCCAGCTCATGGGGGACCTGCAGATCTCCGCCTCGACCGCGCAGTGGCTCACCACCGGGTTCCTGCTCACCATGGCCGTGGTCATCCCCACCACCGGGCTGATCCTCAAGCGGTTCTCGACCCGCAGCGTGTTCATCGCGGCGATGTCGCTGTTCAGCGCGGGCACGCTGCTCGCCGCCGCAGCGCCCGGGTTCCCCGTGCTCCTCGTCGGCCGCATCATCCAGGCGAGCGGCACGGCGATCATGATCCCGCTGCTCATCACCACGGTGCTCACCTTCGTGCCCGAGTCGCGCCGCGGGCGCACCATGGGCCTCATCAGCATCGTCATCGCGGTGGCACCTGCTACCGGGCCGACCTTCTCCGGTCTCATCCTGTCGCAGCTGAGCTGGCGCTGGCTGTTCATCATCGTGCTGCCCATCGCCCTCGCGGCCCTCGCGCTCGGTGCGACCTTCGTCAAGAACATCACCACGCCGCAGGCGGTGAAGTTCGACCTGCTGTCGATCGTGCTGTCCGCCACGGCCTTCGGCGGTCTCATCTACGGGCTGAGCAGCATCGGCGAGTCCGCGGCCGGCCACGGGACCCCGGTCCCGCCGGCCGTGCCGATCGCCGTCGGTGCCGTGGCGCTCGCGCTCTTCGTGTGGCGCCAGCTCCTGCTGCAGCGGACCGACTCCGCGCTGCTCGACCTGCGCCCCTTCAAGCAGCGGTCCTTCGTGGTCGGCATCATCGTGCTGCTGGTCGCCATGGGCGCCCTGTTCGGCACGCTCATCCTGCTGCCCATCTACCTGCAGGACGTCCAGGGCCTCACCACGCTGCAGACCGGTCTCGTGCTGCTGCCCGGCGGGCTCATGATGGGTCTGCTCGCGCCGTTCGTCGGCCGGGCCTTCGACAAGGTGGGGCCGCGCCCGCTGGTCATCCCCGGCACGATGGTCGTCGCTCTGGCGCTCGCCGGCATGACGCTCCTCGACGAGACCTCGGGCCGTGGCATGGTCATCGCGATCCACGTGGTGCTGAGCATGGGGCTCGGGCTCGTCATGACGCCGCTCATGACCTCGGCCCTCGGGTCGCTCGACAAGGCGCTGTACTCGCACGGCAGCGCCGTGCTCAACACGCTCCAGCAGCTCGCCGGGGCCGCGGGCACCGCGCTGTTCGTCGCGATCATGACCACCCGCTCGGCGTCCGCCGCAGAGGACGGCATGGCGCCGCTCGACGCCCTGGCGTCCGGCATCCACTCGGCGTTCCTCGTCGGAGCCGGCCTCGCCCTCGTGGCCGTCGCCGCGTCGTTCCTGGTCCGCCGCCCGAAGAACACCCTGGTCGACGTCCCCGTCCACTGACCCCGTCACCACTCCGCAAGGCACGGGAGGCGCAAGCCTCCACGAGCCTCCGCGAGGTACGGGGCGCGCTCGCGAGCGCGCCCCGTACCTCGGGAGGGGGTGGTCAGCGGGCGGTGGTGAGCTCGCCCGGGTGCAGGACGACCTTGGTCCAGCCGTCCTCGCGGTCGTCGAACTTCTTGTACGCCGCTGGGGCCTCGTCGAGGCCGAGCTCGTGGCTCACCAGGAACGACGGGGTCGCGACGCCGCTCGTGATGAGGTCGCGGAGCTGGCGGTTGTAGGCCTTGACGTTGGCCTGGCCGGTCCGCATGCCCTGGCCCTTGAACCAGAACGTGCCGTAGTCGAAGGCGAGCCTGCCCTCCTTGGCCAGGTCGTCCTTCGCCCCGGGGTCCTGCGGCAGGTACACGCCGACGACGCCGATGCCGCCGGTGGCCTTGACCACGGCGACGAGCTGGTTGAGCGCGAGCGTCGGGTCCTCGGTGCCCGAGGAGTCGTGGGCCTGGTACCCGATCGCCTCGACCCCGCGGTCCACACCGCGGCCGCCGGTGGCCTCCATGATCTGCTCGACCGGGTCACCGGCCGAGAAGTCGACGGGCGTCGCACCGATGCTCGCGGCCAGCGCGAGCCGGTCTGCGTGCTGGTCGACGACGAACACCTCGGAGGCGCCGCGGATGCGGGCGCTGTGCGCGGCCATGAGGCCGACGGGGCCGGCACCCCATACGGCGACCGAGTCCCCGGGCTCGAACTGGGCGAGCTCGACGCCGTGCCACCCGGTCGGGAAGATGTCGGAGAGCATCGTGTAGTCGAGCTCTTTGTCGGTGCCCTCGGGCAGGACCAGGGAGTTGAAGTCGGCCCACGGGACCCGCAGCAGCTCTGCCTGACCGCCCGCGTAGTCGCCCATCGAGGCGAAGCCGAAGGCTGCCCCGGCGGTCCCCGCCTGGTTGGCGCGCAGGCAGAACGCCGTCTTGCCCTGCACGCAGTGGTCGCACGACCCGCACGCGATGTTGAAGGGCAGGCTCACACGGTCGCCGACCTTGATGCGGTCCACGCCGTCACCGACGGCCTCGACGATCCCCATGTTCTCGTGGCCCAGGACCCGCCCGGCCTCCATGTCGGTGCGGCCCTCGTACATGTGCAGGTCAGATCCGCAGATGTTGGTCGAGGTGATGCGGACGACGGCGTCCGTGGGTCGCTCGACCGTCGCGTCGGGGACCTCCTTGACCGAGACGTCGAACGCGGCGTCGTAGATGAGTGCCTTCATGGTGTTCCCTCCGTGCGTCCGGGTGGGACGCGGTTGTCCTGCGGTACCCCCAGTCGACGGCCGCGGGACCGAGCGCGCAACAGGTAACCTCGCAGACCTCTCGTTCCCCGCGGGTCGCGGGCCCGGAGGGACGTCAGCCCGGAGGGACGTCAGGACGGACCCGTCCCGCTCGTCAGCCAGCGGCGGAGGTCACGGCGGGCGCACCGAGGGCGAAGTTGTCACGGAAGACGTCGTCGGGGTCGTGGCGCTGCTTGATCTCGCGGAGCCGCTCGAGCGTGGCCGGCGGGTAGGCGTCGAGCAGGCGCTCGGGCCTCTGGTCGGTCTCGAAGTTCGTGTAGAGCCCGGTGAAGTGCTCGGCCATCGCGTCCCACCGCGCGTCGAGCCGATCGCGGCTCGCCCCCATGGCGACGAGGCTGAAGCCGGCGTCGCGGTGCGCGTAGGCGGTGGCGTCGGCCGGGACGTCGGCCACGGCCCCGCCGACGGACCGGATCTGGAAGAAGTAGCTCTGCCCGCTGCGCACCAGCTGGGCCGCCGCGCGCGCCAGGGCCGGGGTGATGTGGTCGGCGAGGGCGGACCGGGTCACCGGCTCGCCCTGCCCCTGGTGGGGGCCGGGTGCGGGCGCCGCGACGACCTGGTCGTAGCTCGCGAGCCGGACCGACTGCTGGAGCAGCGGGGCGATGCGGGCGAGCGGCTCCAGCCGGTCGATGATCACGTCGGGCTCGGGGGAGTCGACCACCGCCATGATCTGCGCGACGGGCGGCTGCCCGGGCTGCGGGCGCCCCATGAGGAGGAAGGCCGTGAGGTCTCGCGGGGCTGCCTCGACGACGGCGCCGTAGGCCTCGAGGAGCTCCGCCGTGTCCGTCGCGTCGAAGACCAGCTGGGCGAAGCCGACGTCGCCGACCTCGTCGGCCTCGAGCTCGAAGGACGTGACGATGCCGACGGTGTGGCCGGCACCGCGGACGGCCCAGAAGAGGTCGGTGTTCTCGGTGTCGCTGGCGCGGACGACGCTGCCGTCGGCGAGCACCATCTCCACGGCGCGGACGTGGTCGATGGTCAGCCCGTGCTCGCGGACGAGGTAGCCGATGCCGCCCGAGGTCGCGAGCCCGCCGACGCCCACACCGCCGTAGTCGCCCGAGCTGATGGCCCACCCGAGCGGCGCGAGCTCGCGCGCGACGGTGCCCCAGCGTGCCCCGGGGCCCAGCCGCACCCGCCGGGTCGCGTGGTCGAGCACCTCGATGCCGTCCAGGCGCCCGAGGTCGAGGACGATCCCGCCGCGGTTGGTCGACCGGCCGCTGATGCCGTGACCGCCGCTGCGCACGGCGAGGGGGACGTCGTGCGTGCGGGCGAAGGCGAGCGAGTCGACGACCTCGGGGACCGAGCGCGGGCGCAGCACGAGGCCGGGAGAGCCGCCACGCATGTAGGTGGACCGCACGTCGCCGTAGCCGACGTCGCCGGGCTCGACGGCGATCTGCACGAGCGTGGGAGGGATCTGGTCGTAGCGGATGCCGGGGTGGCGTCGGGCACGGACACGGCTCGGCCGGACGAGGGCCGGTGTGGTCCCGTCAGCGGCGCGAGCAGCCTCGACGGCCTCCCTCAGTGCCGGAGAGACCACGCCTCCGACGTGCTCGACGACAGCGGGGTCGTCCGTCTCGACGAC
This genomic interval carries:
- a CDS encoding TetR/AcrR family transcriptional regulator, producing MNTASRLRDVSRAAVRSEIAEAAEALFAAQGFDATTVDQIAAAVGMSQRTFFRYFPSKEDAALDSFEHQTELFLERLSERPLGEDEWASLRSVFDLVVDQCADATLGARISSLHSLLESSPTLLAAYLERSASLQKRMVQTLHDRAAERGDRAESDAVLRAVVGSAFACLEAAILCFTDGSVDGPVLAGRLDDVMTALRPARYL
- a CDS encoding MDR family MFS transporter → MTADLGTRDTAPQQDDSLPREIKLVIGLLLVATFVVVLNETIMGVALPQLMGDLQISASTAQWLTTGFLLTMAVVIPTTGLILKRFSTRSVFIAAMSLFSAGTLLAAAAPGFPVLLVGRIIQASGTAIMIPLLITTVLTFVPESRRGRTMGLISIVIAVAPATGPTFSGLILSQLSWRWLFIIVLPIALAALALGATFVKNITTPQAVKFDLLSIVLSATAFGGLIYGLSSIGESAAGHGTPVPPAVPIAVGAVALALFVWRQLLLQRTDSALLDLRPFKQRSFVVGIIVLLVAMGALFGTLILLPIYLQDVQGLTTLQTGLVLLPGGLMMGLLAPFVGRAFDKVGPRPLVIPGTMVVALALAGMTLLDETSGRGMVIAIHVVLSMGLGLVMTPLMTSALGSLDKALYSHGSAVLNTLQQLAGAAGTALFVAIMTTRSASAAEDGMAPLDALASGIHSAFLVGAGLALVAVAASFLVRRPKNTLVDVPVH
- a CDS encoding LLM class flavin-dependent oxidoreductase; its protein translation is MDYAHPLVVGLQIPAGGGEETLPLATLAEEAGLDLVVSPASPEGGLDDWTALAWVAGQTTRLDVTPAGLDATAGPATVLGRAAASLDLLTGGRLDLTLASSDATALAETVEVVHGMWATGEDRPLAYRGEHHVVPAAPRGPSPAHPVGVWVAGTSTGTLDVAGRLGDGWSVRWDQLAATDLAAASEAVDHAARAAGRDPREVRRRLVLPAQPDGDHPGWTAPDAVEQLVGLVVGLGFSTLVVETDDPAVVEHVGGVVSPALREAVEAARAADGTTPALVRPSRVRARRHPGIRYDQIPPTLVQIAVEPGDVGYGDVRSTYMRGGSPGLVLRPRSVPEVVDSLAFARTHDVPLAVRSGGHGISGRSTNRGGIVLDLGRLDGIEVLDHATRRVRLGPGARWGTVARELAPLGWAISSGDYGGVGVGGLATSGGIGYLVREHGLTIDHVRAVEMVLADGSVVRASDTENTDLFWAVRGAGHTVGIVTSFELEADEVGDVGFAQLVFDATDTAELLEAYGAVVEAAPRDLTAFLLMGRPQPGQPPVAQIMAVVDSPEPDVIIDRLEPLARIAPLLQQSVRLASYDQVVAAPAPGPHQGQGEPVTRSALADHITPALARAAAQLVRSGQSYFFQIRSVGGAVADVPADATAYAHRDAGFSLVAMGASRDRLDARWDAMAEHFTGLYTNFETDQRPERLLDAYPPATLERLREIKQRHDPDDVFRDNFALGAPAVTSAAG